The genomic stretch ATTCTTTTAACGAATTTGTCCCAAAACTCCTCTGGTTTTTCATAAGTATAAGAAATAAAATGTGATAACTTAGAAATATCGTTTTCTAACATAAAAGAATAAACATTGCTTTCCTCAATCCAATCTTTTGTAGGTAACCAACTCATTTAACCCTCACTATTAATGGTATTTTGTATTCAAGTATTTCAACTTCTTTTCCAATATTTGCCTCACCTTCAACGTATCCTAGTAAACCACCGTGAGTACCTTCAAATCGTATTAACGCTATGACTTGAGGCTTTTCTAGCTTATTCCCCTCATCGTCCTTATAAATAACCGTATAAGTATCTATGTAAGGCCTTGAAGTAACCTCAACAAAATCGTTTTTAACGAAACATTCCTCACAATAAAGCCTAGCTGGAACATATATTCTTCCACATCTAGGACATTTTCCTCCTATAATTTTCTTTTGCTTTAACCCATTAAAGAATTCTTCACCAGCAACACCTACAGTATAAACATATTCTTCAGCTTCCATTATTTCGTGCCATGATAATAATTTATCTTCAATACCAATCTTATCCCAACTCATTCTACCACCCTAAAGCACTCAATATCGTTTATGCTTCCAACCCTCTCTTCTTTCCATACAGCCTTAACTTTCTTTCCAAATAAACTCATATTTTTCACATCCTCAAAATCTGCACAGATTCTATGGAACAAACCTGGGAAAACCCAATCTTTATCTCTCGAAGGAAATAATCTAATTACTCCAACAATCTCTGGTTTCTCTATTCTCTCTCTAGTCCATGAAATAAAGCTTGCAACAACAGTTTCCACTATACCTTCATCCTT from Sulfolobus sp. S-194 encodes the following:
- a CDS encoding Zn-ribbon domain-containing OB-fold protein — its product is MDGTPLKEEDLKKVNTIVYKPNAKYAYSAGQAYSKFLLGLKEKKIIGRRCNKCGRVYVPPRMYCDDCFRPTDEWIEVKDEGIVETVVASFISWTRERIEKPEIVGVIRLFPSRDKDWVFPGLFHRICADFEDVKNMSLFGKKVKAVWKEERVGSINDIECFRVVE
- a CDS encoding Zn-ribbon domain-containing OB-fold protein, with the protein product MSWDKIGIEDKLLSWHEIMEAEEYVYTVGVAGEEFFNGLKQKKIIGGKCPRCGRIYVPARLYCEECFVKNDFVEVTSRPYIDTYTVIYKDDEGNKLEKPQVIALIRFEGTHGGLLGYVEGEANIGKEVEILEYKIPLIVRVK